In one Vigna unguiculata cultivar IT97K-499-35 unplaced genomic scaffold, ASM411807v1 contig_483, whole genome shotgun sequence genomic region, the following are encoded:
- the LOC114172063 gene encoding uncharacterized protein LOC114172063: MIAWSVELSEFGLKFQPRGSVKGQHLADFAAELHGPISPTEQTWVLFVDGSSDKRNAGARIVIEGPGGFTVDHYLQFKFRASNNQAEYEALIVGLRLAKDLGARRLKCNTDSRLVVGQVQGEYQVKDDLLLQYYHKMVEAMKEFEEVIIHHIPRAENARVDRLSKLAEGKEKGQLKTIIRKTLMRPSVGECAVVDRPADWISDVRELLRRSDARKDLKSIEQRRALRFVTIGEDLYKRGFTAPLLKCLSEEEAGYVMNEVHNGICGTHTGRRTMKARILRVRYYWPTMEQDCEAMIRKCKGCQAHGNNVKRALTELHSLTAPWLFAQWGMDIVSPFPIGRAQKKFILVTVDYFTKWVEAEALTNIIARQVHSFVW; the protein is encoded by the coding sequence ATGATTGCGTGGTCGGTCGAGCTCTCCGAGTTCGGCCTTAAATTTCAGCCGAGAGGATCCGTCAAGGGGCAACACTTGGCAGATTTCGCAGCAGAACTCCACGGGCCGATCTCCCCGACGGAACAAACATGGGTCCTCTTCGTCGATGGCTCGTCGGACAAACGCAATGCAGGAGCAAGGATTGTCATTGAAGGACCGGGTGGCTTTACGGTCGACCACTACCTGCAATTCAAGTTCAGAGCGTCGAATAACCAGGCAGAGTATGAAGCATTGATCGTCGGACTGAGGCTAGCAAAGGATCTAGGCGCCAGAAGGTTAAAATGTAACACTGATTCGCGACTCGTGGTCGGGCAAGTGCAAGGGGAGTATCAAGTTAAAGACGATCTGCTGCTGCAATATTATCATAAGATGGTTGAAGCCATGAAAGAGTTCGAAGAAGTAATTATCCACCATATACCCCGAGCGGAGAATGCCAGAGTCGATAGGCTATCCAAGCTGGCAGAGGGAAAAGAGAAAGGTCAGCTGAAAACCATCATCAGGAAAACCCTGATGAGACCCTCGGTAGGAGAATGCGCAGTAGTCGATCGGCCAGCGGACTGGATAAGTGATGTGCGGGAACTTCTGAGAAGAAGCGATGCCAGAAAAGACCTGAAGTCGATCGAGCAACGTCGGGCGCTCCGATTTGTCACTATCGGAGAGGATCTATACAAACGAGGTTTCACCGCGCCGCTCCTCAAATGCCTGTCGGAGGAAGAAGCAGGATACGTCATGAACGAGGTCCACAATGGCATTTGCGGGACGCACACCGGACGGAGGACGATGAAAGCACGAATACTCCGGGTAAGGTACTACTGGCCGACCATGGAGCAGGACTGTGAGGCTATGATACGAAAATGCAAAGGTTGCCAAGCCCATGGAAACAATGTCAAGAGAGCTCTGACCGAACTACACAGCCTAACGGCCCCATGGCTGTTCGCACAGTGGGGCATGGACATCGTCAGTCCATTCCCTATCGGCAGAGCACAAAAGAAGTTCATACTAGTCACCGTAgattacttcaccaagtggGTCGAAGCAGAAGCCCTAACTAACATCATCGCTCGGCAAGTCCACTCGTTTGTGTGGTGA